The nucleotide sequence AAAAACGCACATCTTAACAACCTGAAACACATAGACGTTCTGATTCCTAAGAATAAACTGATTGTGATTACAGGTGTATCCGGAAGCGGTAAATCTTCACTGGCTTTTGACACGATTTATGCCGAAGGACAAAGGCGTTACGTGGAAAGTCTCAGTTCCTATGCCCGTCAGTTTTTGGGTAAATTAGAAAAACCGAAAATTGATGATATCAAAGGTTTGGCGCCATCGATTGCGATTCAGCAGAAAGTAATTTCATCTAATCCGCGTTCTACGGTCGGCACTTCTACGGAGATTTACGATTATATGAAATTGTTGTTCGCCAGAGTTGGAAGAACCTTCTCTCCCATTTCAGGAGAAGAAGTGAAGAAAGACAGCGTAACCGATGTGATTGATTTCATCAAAAATTCTAAAAAAGATTCTACGTTTTTATTGTTAACGCCTTTGACATTCGAAGTTAAAACATTTGCAGAATTACTGAAGACGCTTAAAGTTTCAGGATTCACAAGGTTGGAAGTTAACGGAAATTTGGCAGGAATTGAGGATTTGGAAAGCTTCGGATTCACGCCAGAAAAAGATATGACAATTAATCTCGTGATTGACAGATTCAGTTATGAGGAAGATGAGAATTTCCTTCAGCGTTTGGCAGATTCTATCCAAATGGCTTTCTACGAAGGTCACGGCTATTGTTCACTTAAAAATACAGACACGGGAAAAATCCGTGAATTCTCCAATAAATTTGAATTGGACGGCATTGTTTTCAATGAACCGAATGTTCATTATTTCAGTTTCAACAATCCTTACGGTGCTTGTCCAACCTGCGAAGGTTACGGAAAAGTGATTGGAATTGATGAAGACTTGGTGATTCCCAATAAAAACCTGTCGCTTCACGAGGATGCCGTAGCTTCTTGGAAAGGCGAAAGTATGAGCGAATGGAAAAAGGAATTCATCAAAAAAGCTAAAGATTTCCCGATCCACAAGCCTTATCATCAGCTCACTAAAGAACAAAAAAAATTCCTTTGGAAAGGCGATAAAACCAGAAGTTTTCCAAGCATTGACAACTTCTTCAAAATGCTGGAAGAGAATCTTTACAAAATCCAATATAGAGTAATGCTTTCCCGCTATCGTGGAAAAACGGAATGTCCGGATTGTGAAGGATTAAGATTAAGAGAAGAAACAAGCTGGGTGAAAATTGACGGACACAACATTCAGTCTTTGATTGAATTACCTTTGGACGAATTGCTTCCACTAATCAAATCTTTAAAACTCAACGACCACGATAAGGAAATTGCCAAACGTCTTACTTACGAAATCGAAACCAGATTGGAATTCTTGACAAAAGTTGGTTTGGGATATTTGACTTTGAACCGAACTTCGAACACACTTTCTGGCGGAGAAAGTCAGAGAATTAATCTGGCGACAAGTTTGGGAAGTTCACTTGTTGGTTCTATATATATTTTGGATGAGCCAAGCATTGGTCTGCATTCCCGAGATACTGAAAATCTGATTGGCGTTTTAAAACAACTTCGAGACCTTGGAAACACCGTGATTGTTGTAGAACACGATGAAGATGTGATGCGAGAAGCAGACTACATCATCGATATTGGTCCGGAAGCGGGATATCTTGGTGGTGATTTGGTTTTCAGTGGTAATTATAAAGAAATGCTGAAAGCGGATACTTTGACCGCAAAATACCTGAATGGCGATTTGAAAATCGAAGTTCCCTCCAAACGAAGAAAAACAAAAGAATTTATAGCGATAAAAGGCGCTCGTCAAAACAATCTGAAGAATGTGGATGTGAATGTTCCTTTGGAATGTCTGACGGTGATTACAGGTGTTTCAGGAAGTGGAAAATCGACTTTGATGAAAGAAGTGATGACAAATGCCATCCAAATTCAGTTAGGAATGGGTGGAAAAAAAGCGGATTATGATTCTGTGACTTTCCCTTCAAGATTGATTCAAAATATCGAATTGATTGACCAAAATCCTATTGGAAAATCGTCACGTTCCAATCCTGTAACGTATTTGAAAGCTTATGACGACATCCGAGATCTTTTTGCCAAACAAAAATCAGCAAAAGTTCAAGGTCTTAAGCCAAAACATTTTTCTTTCAATGTGGATGGTGGAAGATGTGATGAATGTAAAGGCGACGGTGTAATTACCGTTTCAATGCAGTTTATGGCAGATATTGAGCTGGAATGTGAACATTGTCACGGAACGCGTTTCAAAAAAGAAATCCTCGAAATCAAATACGACGAGAAAAACATTTCCGATATTCTTCATATGACGGTTGATGAAGCTCTGGAGTTCTTCAAAGAAAACCACGAGGAAAAAATCGCAACCAAACTGAAACCTTTGCAGGATGTTGGTTTGGGTTATCTTCAGTTGGGTCAATCCTCTTCTACTCTTTCCGGCGGGGAAGCGCAGAGAGTGAAGTTGGCATCTTTCCTTGTAAAAGGTGTGACAACGGACAAAACCTTGTTTGTATTTGACGAACCATCAACAGGATTACATTTCCACGATATTCAAAAATTACTGAAATCGCTTCAGGCGTTGATAGAATTAGGACATTCTGTAGTTGTGATTGAGCACCAGCCGGATATTATCAAATGTGCCGACCACATCATCGACGTTGGTCCAAACGCAGGAAAATACGGTGGCGAGATTGTTTTCACTGGAACTCCGGAAGATTTGATTAAAGAGAAAAAGTCTTTTACTGCGAAGTATATTGCGGAGAAGTTGAAGTAATTTAGTTATATTTGAAAATATATGCTACCATTAGATAAAGATTTACAAAAAGCTAAGAATTCGATAGATGATTTTTATAAAATTACTATTAGAGTTCTAGATTATTTCCCCAATGTAATTAACAATACATTTGAAAAGGGAGATTACTTAATTTCCTCTTCAAATATCGCTGGAACAATAAAATTCCTTAGACCAATTAACCGTAAATTATTTATTCAAGAGAAGGATATTTTCAATGACCATTTTCAAAAATTAATTAGGATTTTTGAAAATATAAAAAATAAGGAAACCGTAACCGAGGAAAATAAAATTATAATTGACAGAGTAATATATACTATACAACAATCTATAGGGATTGGTTTGGATCTAATGGTTAATCAAAACAGCGCTAGAAAACACGTAGGTAATAGATTTGAAGAACTAATAAAAGTTATTTTCACAGAAATATCAGTATCAAATAAAAGAACAGTATTACAAATACCTTATGAAACTGATGAAGGACAAAAAATTTACAAATGCGAAAATGACCTAATTATTTCTCCTTTTGAAAAAGTAGAATCTACAAATAAACATTTAGATGAAAATGAAATTGTTGTTTCAATAAAAACAACATCCAAAGATAGAATGGGAAAAATGTTTATTGATAAAATCTTATTAGAAAGATTTGTAAAACATCCACAAAAGGTTATAGGAATTTTTCTCAATGATGTACAAAGAAAAGAAGATAATAACATTAGCTTCACTCTTGTTTCTGGGCTATTTATGGTTTACACCAACTTTTTAACATCTCTTGAAGGGATTTATTATTTAGACCCTCCACCAAACGCGTTGAAATTGCCATATTCTAATTATATGAAAAGGTTCTCCGATTTAATCACAGAGGATTTAGACAAACTATTCTCCTCTTAATTTTTTTCTTCTATTTTGAGAGTTTGAGTCATCATCGCCAAAAAAAATCCTATCAATATGGCTTTTATCATTTAGTCTCTTTTCTATTTCAATGCAATAATTTTTATCCAATTCTGTTCCTATCCATTTTCTACCGAAAGCCTCTGCCACAGCATACGTTGTCCCTGAACCACCAAAAGGATCAAAAATTAAACTATCTTTATTAGAAGAAGATAAGATTATTTTTTTAAGCAATTCTACAGGTTTTTGTGTTGGATGAATACTTCTCTCCCAAGAACCGTTTGAAATAGTAGGAATCTCTAAAACATCTTTTGGTTTAGCACCTAAAGGATTTGGCTCCCAAACATATTGTTTTTTTGAATTGGAATATTGTGAAGATTCAGCTTGAGTTCTTTGCGGATACTTAACAGTATGTTCATTATATGGAATTCTTGCTTCATCAATATTAAATATAAATTTTTTAGACTTTCTTAATAATAGAATACTTTCGTGTGAACGCCCCCAATCTTTTCCCAAATTTGCTTTATTTCTATAGAACCATACTAGCCACTTACAACTATGAAAATATTTTGATGTAATAAATTTTATATCTGCTAGAATTTCTGAAAAACCACAAACATATAAACTACCATTATCTCTTAAAACCCTATGAGCTTCCATTATCCATTCTTTACTCCACTCAAGATATTCGTTTTGTGAAGAAAAAATATCCCAATCTGCCTTTTTAATATTATATGGAGGATCTGCAAAAATTAAATCTACAGAATTACTCTCAAGTTTTCTTAAAAAATCAATTGCATCAACATTATATAAATTACCATTTTTTGTAGTAACAAAAGGGTTAATTTCGATATCCGAATAGAGTTTTAATTTTGGAGTGTAACCATAATTATCAATCTTAATTTCATTAACAAATGTATTAATCTGCTGTTGTGTATATACTCTATAATTATTAATAGGATGTCTTAAACTTTTGAATTTCCCAGAATTATCCCATCTTCTTAATGTCTCAGAATTAACATCTAGTAATTTAGCAGCTTCCTTTATTGATAAATAATCTTCCATATCTTACACAACATTATACAAGTTTACACAGCAAATATAATTATTATTTTCAATTAATATTTCATTTATGAGTTATTTATTTATTTTTACCCTAATCAAAACCATCAAATCACTGACAATTAACATAGTAAAATCTAACAAAATGAAATTGAAACCTATAAAATCCGAACAAGATTATCATCAAGTTTTAGAAAGACTCGAGGAAATATTTGATGCAGAACCTAACACAAAGGAAGGAGATGAATTGGAGATTCTTGGGATTCTTGTTGAAAAATACGAAAATGAAAACTTTCCTATTGAACTTCCCGACCCAGTAGAAGCCATCAAATTCCGTATGGAGCAATTGAATTATTCTCAAAATGACCTTGCAGATGTGATTGGACTAAAAAGCAGAGCAAGTGAAATCCTTAATAAAAAAAGGAAACTTTCTCTTGAAATGATAAGAAAACTGAGCGAAAAATTGCATATTCCTTCAGAAGTCTTAATTCAGCCCTACTAAGTTATCCACAAAAAAATGTGGATAACCCAGAAATTTTAACATTCAGTTTACATTTCGTATTGTTTTTCTTTCTAAATTTACCATAGAGATTTAGGAAATGAACACAAAATTTACTTTTGACTCCATCGGAATTACTCAAATTCAATTTGATATAAAAATCAAAGGATAGCATTGTCGGCTATCCTTTTTTGTTGTTGTCTAACTAAAAAAATGAGATGTTTTATCTACTGAACCGGCTTCTAAAGAGTCGGTTCTTTCATTTCATAAAAGCTTCGACTCTGCTCAGCCTGACAGTTGGCTGATAATTCTACAAAAAAATATTTAGTATTAGAAATATCACACTGAGCGAAGTCGAAGTATTTATAATCATAAAAAAAGACCACTTCTTTCGAAGCAGTCTCTCTTTTCATTTCAGATTTTATTATTTAGAAGCCGTTACATTGATACCAATTTCGATGTCTTTGCTAATCATCCATTCAGCAGGATCGGTTTCATCCGTACCAAATTTGATTCCCCAATCTGCTCTGTTTACAGTAAATTTAGCTTCTATGCTAGCTTTACCTTCAGCAACAGTCACTTTCGCAGGAAAAGAAACGTTTAGCGTTTTTCCAAGCAATGTCAAGTTTCCGCTTATCGTTTTGTTAGCTCCAGCAACTGCATCTTTTGGAAGTTCTCCGGCCAAATCAGCTACAGCAGTGATTTTGAAATCAGAAGTTGGTTGTTTCTCAACATCAAAGAAATCAGCATTTTTAAGGTGCGCTTCTAGGTCAGCTGGTTTTTTATCAGCTTCAGTTACGGACGCAGGGTCAACTTTCAAAGTTGTCATATCGATTACGAAATCTCCGGAAGTGATGGCATCATTTTCAACGGTAATTTCGCCAGATTTCAAATTAAGTGTTCCCCATCTTGGCGCAAATCCACCTTTGTGGAAAGCTTTCCAATCCACTTTAGAAGTGGCCAGATCTACATTGTAAGCATCGCCTGTTTTGGCAGCAACTTCCTGTGCATCTTTTACTGTTTCTTTCTTGTCGTTACAAGCTGTAAACATCAAAGCAGCGCCTGCTAATGCAAATACTGTTAATTTTTTCATAGATTATATTTTAAATTAATATTGATTTTTCTTTCAGCAAAAATGAGACTTTAAATTTTGACATCGTATTGATGTACATCAAGAAAGGTTTTTTTAACCACGTAGCCGCAATTTTTTTCGCAAGGCTCTCCATATCTGATTAAGTTTAGTGGATAAAAATCTTAACTTTATATTCAATCGCAAAATCATTTGTTTGTTTTTTGAGACCTTTGTTTCTTAGAGGTTAAACCCTATTCAAATTCTTTTGAAACACCCAATCCAAACAATGCAAAATCGTAAACTGCAGGGTCATCAGCATTATATTTTCTAAGAATCAAATCCAATTCTTCTACAGCTTTCCAATCGTTTTGTTTTCTAGTAAGAATTCCTAATTTTCTGGAAATATTAGCTGTGTGAACATCCAAAGGAACTGATAAAAACTTCGGGTCAATCTTTTCCCAAATTCCAAAATCAACGCCTTTTTTATCTTTACGAACCATCCAACGCAAAAACATAATCAATCGTTTGGAAGCGGAATTTTTATAGGGCGAACTCACGTGTTTTTGTCCACGATGTTTTTCGGAAATGAAATGATTTCTAAAACGCTCAATCGAATGAGAAAAATTGATTTCGTTGTCATGGATTAGAAATACATCTTCCAAACTTTCAAACTGAGTGTAAATTCGGCGAAAATTTTTTAGAAAGAAAATAAAATCTTCGTGATTGAATGTTCTGTGAATGGCTTTTTGTGGAATTCTATTTAAGTCAGAATCTGTGAAATTCATAATGAAATCATACGGCGAATTTCCCATCAATTCCATCATTTTATTGGCATCATTGATAATTGATCTTCGATTTCCCCAAGCAATGCTTGCAGACAAAAATCCAGCAATCTCAATGTCTTGTTTCAAAGAAAAACGATGCGGAATCTGGATTGGATCATCGGTAATAAAATCTGGAGAATTATAGAGCTCTGCTTTTTCATTCAGCAAATCGAAGATGTCTTTTTCTTTCAAAATCATTGTTCAAAAATACAAATTGTTTTTATCGTCAAAGCGCAAGAATTTTAATTACAGAAAAGTAAAAAGTCGCAAAGTTCTCATTGAAAACATTTGCGACTTAAATTTTATAAACCACATAGAAACATAGTTTTTGTACGCCCAAGTTAAAATAGTTTCAATTCTATTTTAATTTAAAAACGATTAATTTCTATGTGTCTATGTGGTTAGATTACTTTATTTAAAAACTATCTCCCAATCACTTCCGTAATTGGTTTTCCGATGGCACCGCTTGGAAATTCGATATGAAGTAACGCGGAGATCGTTGGTGCAATATCTGTCATATAATAATCACCATTACTCTCGCCGTGTTTTATGCCCCAACCCATAAAAATCAACGGAATGTGAGAATCGTAAGAATTCCAAACACTATGAGTGGTTCCTTTTTTGGCGTAACTTGGTAACATCCCGTCGTGAGAAATGATTTGAATATCTCCACTTCTCTGCCAGTTATAACCATTAATGACCCTGGATTTTATCGGTTCTGGAATCGCTGATGAACCAATCTTTTTCAAATCTACGGCGTACAAAACTCTAGGGTCTTTGTTCAGATGATCGATGATGGTTGTTTTGATGGCTTCTTCATCCAGATTTTTTTCTTTAATCAAATTTTGATTCAGGTAGATTTGATAATTATCGATTCCGAGAATCAATTTGGAATTGGCATATTTTTTCTCCAATTCACCGCCGAGATTCTTCTCCATTCCTTCGTCAAAGAAACCGCCTAAGATTTTATTGGCTTTCAAAAAGCCTTCTGCATTGGCACCGCCGTGGTCCGCAGACAAGAAAATCAAATAATTGTTCTTCCCAACTTTTTCATCCAGCATTTTAAAAAAGGTTGCCAGATCTCTGTCCAGTCTGATGTAAGTATCTTCCACCTCTATAGAATTTGGTCCGTAAGAATGTCCTACATAATCTGTTGATGCCAAATTAATTGCAAGAAAATCTGTTTCAGCTCCTTTTCCTAAGGCATAATTGTCTAAAGCCGATTCAGCAAATTTCAATGTCAAAGTATTTCCGAAAGGTGTTGTTCTAATGACGCCTTTTTTTGTGGCATAATCAGACAATAGATTTTTGTAAGGAAAAACAGGTTCTTTCGCTGTCCCTACAGGATATTCCCATTCTACATTATCAGCAGTACTTTCTGTATATTCATTGATTGGCAACGCTGTTTCCCAGCCGTTTGCCAGTAGTTTTTCAGGATTTTTCTGCTCATTAAAATTTTTGACCCAACCTGGCAAATCATTCATATAATATGAACTTGTGATAAAATTTCCAGTAGCATCATCAAACCAAAATGCACCAGTGGGATTATGACCTGCCGGTAAAATAGAAGCGCGGTCTTTCAAAGAAACGCCTACGACTTTGGACTGAAAATTACTTGCAATTCTCAATTGGTCTGTAACGGTTGTTGACCAAAGATTTTTTGGAGAATGACTTCCTATCTTTCTATTATCTGTACCCACCGGATTAACACTTTCGTCCTTGGTACAATAGACATTTTTTCCGGTTTCTTTGTCCGTCCAGTCATTTCCGGCAATACCGTGGATAGAAGGCACCGAACCTGTATAAATGGAAGTATGACCAATCGCCGTAACCGTAGGAATGTAAGGAATATGAACATTATTAAATGAAAAACCTTCTCCCAACAATCTCTTGAAACCACCTTGCCCAAACTTCTTCTCAAAGCGGTAAAGATAATCCCAACGCATCTGGTCTATCACCAATCCTACAACTAATTTTGGTCTGTCTCCTGAGTTTAATTTTGTTTTCTGCGCATTTACATTTCCAAATGTAGCCACGGCTAAAACGAAAATCTGAATTTTTCTGAACATTGAATTACTTTTTATTGAGTCCAAATTTACGGCTTTCAAAAGTTTTGAGATGTGAAATTTTATTAAAGTTTGCCTGAGAATTAAAAACTAAATCATTCTAAAAAATTAAATCTAGAGATCTCAGGCACATAAGAACATAGATTCCGAAATTATGATACATTTAATAATTATGAATAGAAAAAAAACGATTTTAATATGATGTTCTGGATTTTTTTGTTAATCAAAAGGAAAAATTGCCCTTCGTAATCATAAATTAAATCTATAAGCTAATCGCTAATAGCCAATTACTTTATTAGACTTAAACTGGAAGTTTTTAAATTCCGTAAATACTACCAAAATTTTCTAGGTTGACAGAAAATAAAAAATCGTCCTGTTTTCACAAGACGATTGTTTATTTAGATCGATTTTTTCTTAAAATTTCAAATCGCCATTTACCTCACGCACCGCTTTTGCAGCTTCGGCAAATTTTGCTTTTTCTTCTTCAGTCAAAGTAATGTTAACGATTTTTTCAACACCGTTTTTACCGATGATTGCAGGAACGCCAAGACAGATATCGCTTTCGCCGTACTCACCATCTAACATTAATGAGCAAGGAATCATTTTTTTCTGGTCACAAAGAATCGATTGAACCATTACAGAAACTGCTGCTCCTGGCGCATACCAAGCCGAAGTTCCTAATAATTTGGTCAATGTCGCTCCGCCAACTTTAGTTTCCTCGATGACATAAGCTTTTTTCTCTTCGCTCAAAAATTCTGAAACTGGTACACCATTTCTCGTAGCTTTGCTGAATAAAGGCAACATTCCTGTGTCAGAGTGCGCAGCGATAACCATTCCGTCTACATCAGAAATTGGCGCTTCCAAAGCTTCTGCTAATCTGTATTTGAATCTCGCGGAATCCAAAGCACCACCCATACCGATAATTCTTTCTTTTGGAAGACCAGATGTTTTATGCACCAGATAAGCCATTGTATCCATCGGGTTAGAAACCACAATGATGATGACATCCGGAGAATGTTTTACTAAATTTTCAGTTACTTCTTT is from Epilithonimonas vandammei and encodes:
- a CDS encoding malate dehydrogenase → MKVTVVGAGAVGASCAEYIAMKDFASEVVLVDIKEGFAEGKAMDLMQTASLNGFDTKITGTTGDYSKTAGSKVAVITSGIPRKPGMTREELIGINAGIVKEVTENLVKHSPDVIIIVVSNPMDTMAYLVHKTSGLPKERIIGMGGALDSARFKYRLAEALEAPISDVDGMVIAAHSDTGMLPLFSKATRNGVPVSEFLSEEKKAYVIEETKVGGATLTKLLGTSAWYAPGAAVSVMVQSILCDQKKMIPCSLMLDGEYGESDICLGVPAIIGKNGVEKIVNITLTEEEKAKFAEAAKAVREVNGDLKF
- a CDS encoding TIGR02757 family protein yields the protein MKEKDIFDLLNEKAELYNSPDFITDDPIQIPHRFSLKQDIEIAGFLSASIAWGNRRSIINDANKMMELMGNSPYDFIMNFTDSDLNRIPQKAIHRTFNHEDFIFFLKNFRRIYTQFESLEDVFLIHDNEINFSHSIERFRNHFISEKHRGQKHVSSPYKNSASKRLIMFLRWMVRKDKKGVDFGIWEKIDPKFLSVPLDVHTANISRKLGILTRKQNDWKAVEELDLILRKYNADDPAVYDFALFGLGVSKEFE
- the uvrA gene encoding excinuclease ABC subunit UvrA, producing MATASEIDIKKYIFVKNAHLNNLKHIDVLIPKNKLIVITGVSGSGKSSLAFDTIYAEGQRRYVESLSSYARQFLGKLEKPKIDDIKGLAPSIAIQQKVISSNPRSTVGTSTEIYDYMKLLFARVGRTFSPISGEEVKKDSVTDVIDFIKNSKKDSTFLLLTPLTFEVKTFAELLKTLKVSGFTRLEVNGNLAGIEDLESFGFTPEKDMTINLVIDRFSYEEDENFLQRLADSIQMAFYEGHGYCSLKNTDTGKIREFSNKFELDGIVFNEPNVHYFSFNNPYGACPTCEGYGKVIGIDEDLVIPNKNLSLHEDAVASWKGESMSEWKKEFIKKAKDFPIHKPYHQLTKEQKKFLWKGDKTRSFPSIDNFFKMLEENLYKIQYRVMLSRYRGKTECPDCEGLRLREETSWVKIDGHNIQSLIELPLDELLPLIKSLKLNDHDKEIAKRLTYEIETRLEFLTKVGLGYLTLNRTSNTLSGGESQRINLATSLGSSLVGSIYILDEPSIGLHSRDTENLIGVLKQLRDLGNTVIVVEHDEDVMREADYIIDIGPEAGYLGGDLVFSGNYKEMLKADTLTAKYLNGDLKIEVPSKRRKTKEFIAIKGARQNNLKNVDVNVPLECLTVITGVSGSGKSTLMKEVMTNAIQIQLGMGGKKADYDSVTFPSRLIQNIELIDQNPIGKSSRSNPVTYLKAYDDIRDLFAKQKSAKVQGLKPKHFSFNVDGGRCDECKGDGVITVSMQFMADIELECEHCHGTRFKKEILEIKYDEKNISDILHMTVDEALEFFKENHEEKIATKLKPLQDVGLGYLQLGQSSSTLSGGEAQRVKLASFLVKGVTTDKTLFVFDEPSTGLHFHDIQKLLKSLQALIELGHSVVVIEHQPDIIKCADHIIDVGPNAGKYGGEIVFTGTPEDLIKEKKSFTAKYIAEKLK
- the pafA gene encoding alkaline phosphatase PafA produces the protein MFRKIQIFVLAVATFGNVNAQKTKLNSGDRPKLVVGLVIDQMRWDYLYRFEKKFGQGGFKRLLGEGFSFNNVHIPYIPTVTAIGHTSIYTGSVPSIHGIAGNDWTDKETGKNVYCTKDESVNPVGTDNRKIGSHSPKNLWSTTVTDQLRIASNFQSKVVGVSLKDRASILPAGHNPTGAFWFDDATGNFITSSYYMNDLPGWVKNFNEQKNPEKLLANGWETALPINEYTESTADNVEWEYPVGTAKEPVFPYKNLLSDYATKKGVIRTTPFGNTLTLKFAESALDNYALGKGAETDFLAINLASTDYVGHSYGPNSIEVEDTYIRLDRDLATFFKMLDEKVGKNNYLIFLSADHGGANAEGFLKANKILGGFFDEGMEKNLGGELEKKYANSKLILGIDNYQIYLNQNLIKEKNLDEEAIKTTIIDHLNKDPRVLYAVDLKKIGSSAIPEPIKSRVINGYNWQRSGDIQIISHDGMLPSYAKKGTTHSVWNSYDSHIPLIFMGWGIKHGESNGDYYMTDIAPTISALLHIEFPSGAIGKPITEVIGR
- a CDS encoding YceI family protein, which produces MKKLTVFALAGAALMFTACNDKKETVKDAQEVAAKTGDAYNVDLATSKVDWKAFHKGGFAPRWGTLNLKSGEITVENDAITSGDFVIDMTTLKVDPASVTEADKKPADLEAHLKNADFFDVEKQPTSDFKITAVADLAGELPKDAVAGANKTISGNLTLLGKTLNVSFPAKVTVAEGKASIEAKFTVNRADWGIKFGTDETDPAEWMISKDIEIGINVTASK
- a CDS encoding helix-turn-helix domain-containing protein yields the protein MKLKPIKSEQDYHQVLERLEEIFDAEPNTKEGDELEILGILVEKYENENFPIELPDPVEAIKFRMEQLNYSQNDLADVIGLKSRASEILNKKRKLSLEMIRKLSEKLHIPSEVLIQPY
- a CDS encoding DNA methyltransferase; translation: MEDYLSIKEAAKLLDVNSETLRRWDNSGKFKSLRHPINNYRVYTQQQINTFVNEIKIDNYGYTPKLKLYSDIEINPFVTTKNGNLYNVDAIDFLRKLESNSVDLIFADPPYNIKKADWDIFSSQNEYLEWSKEWIMEAHRVLRDNGSLYVCGFSEILADIKFITSKYFHSCKWLVWFYRNKANLGKDWGRSHESILLLRKSKKFIFNIDEARIPYNEHTVKYPQRTQAESSQYSNSKKQYVWEPNPLGAKPKDVLEIPTISNGSWERSIHPTQKPVELLKKIILSSSNKDSLIFDPFGGSGTTYAVAEAFGRKWIGTELDKNYCIEIEKRLNDKSHIDRIFFGDDDSNSQNRRKKLRGE